GGGCGTGTTCGACGACTGCCAGAACCTCGTCAAGAAGCTCGCGGGCGACATCGACTTCAAGCGCGCCAACAACATCGGCGCCGTGAACTCGATCAACCTCGGACGCATCGCCGCGCAGGCGGTGTACTACTTCTGGGCCTGGCTGCGGGTGACCGACGCCGTCGAGCCCGAATACCGCGAGGGCTTCGAGGTCTCGTTCACGGTTCCCTCGGGCAACTTCGGCAACATCCTCTCGGGCTTCTACGCGAAGAGCGTGGGCGTGCCGATCCGCCGGCTCGTGCTGGCAGCCAACGAGAACAACGTGCTCGACGAGTTCTTCCGCACCGGCGTGTACCGTCCGCGCTCGGCATCCCACACGTTCGCGACCTCGAGCCCCTCGATGGACATCTCTAAGGCGTCGAACCTCGAGCGCTTCATCTTCGAGCTGCTCGGCCGTGACGCCGGCGGTGTCGTCGGGGCGTGGTCGCAGCTGGACGCGCAGAGCTTCTTCGACTTCTCGGCGCTGCAGCCGCGGTTCGAGGCCGAGTTCGGCATCGTCAGCGGCATGTCGACGCACACCGATCGCCTCGAGACCATCCGATCGGTGTACGAGGGGTCGGGCGAGATCATCGACCCGCACACCGCCGACGGCGTGAAGGTCGCGCGTGAGCACCTCGAGCAGGACGTGCCGATGCTCGTGCTCGAGACCGCGAAGCCGCAGAAGTTCGCCGAGACGATCGCCGAGGCGATCGGCGTCGAGCTGGAGTACTCGGACGAGGTGCGGCGGATGCTGGACGCCCCGCAGCACGTCACCGAGATGGCCGACGACGAGGCCGCGCTGCGCGCGTTCGTGCAGAAGCACGCGCTGCGCTGACTGTATCTGCGGGTGCCTGGCTGTTGTGCGCGGTCAGGCTGGGGGCAGAGCCCGCACCGCCGCGGCGAGCACCTGAGGGACCGTCGGCACGCCCTCGGATCGGAACACCTGCTCGCCGGCATCGTCGCGGATGATGACGGTCGGCGTCGCACGGATGTCGAGCGCCTCCGCGGCATCCGGGTCGCGTGCGACGTCGATCTCGACGACCGTCGCGTCGGGCAGGAACCGGACGGCGTCAGCCACGAC
This is a stretch of genomic DNA from Microbacterium sp. YJN-G. It encodes these proteins:
- the thrC gene encoding threonine synthase, producing the protein MRYISTRGGMEPQPFSETLLEGLAPDGGLAVPEQLPQVDPQTLERWRALTYPQLAAEVIGLFATDIAREDLARMTADAYADFPDEVVPLRSIGDGITLVGLSEGPTLAFKDMAMQFLGQALEHVLEQKDRVLNIVGATSGDTGSAAEHALRGKERVAVFMLSPQGRMSTFQRAQMYSLDDENVHNIAVEGVFDDCQNLVKKLAGDIDFKRANNIGAVNSINLGRIAAQAVYYFWAWLRVTDAVEPEYREGFEVSFTVPSGNFGNILSGFYAKSVGVPIRRLVLAANENNVLDEFFRTGVYRPRSASHTFATSSPSMDISKASNLERFIFELLGRDAGGVVGAWSQLDAQSFFDFSALQPRFEAEFGIVSGMSTHTDRLETIRSVYEGSGEIIDPHTADGVKVAREHLEQDVPMLVLETAKPQKFAETIAEAIGVELEYSDEVRRMLDAPQHVTEMADDEAALRAFVQKHALR
- a CDS encoding thioredoxin domain-containing protein, which produces MELTLVTSAFCGACARTRAVVADAVRFLPDATVVEIDVARDPDAAEALDIRATPTVIIRDDAGEQVFRSEGVPTVPQVLAAAVRALPPA